In Arcobacter sp. F2176, a single genomic region encodes these proteins:
- a CDS encoding HyaD/HybD family hydrogenase maturation endopeptidase translates to MRNIVIGVGNLLFKDEGVGILAAKYLDENYKFEGDIEIIDGGTLGFKLMTYFQEYDNVIILDTVSIEDKVGDIYRLPSDVLLGLGQYRKTAHEVEIVEMLEICSVLDKHAEVTIIGIIPEDIVSVQIGLTKTIEDKFIGLINQALTDIENLGIKVEKNEEQKSISQICKGILGSYNDEYDERIPNEEDTTR, encoded by the coding sequence ATGAGAAATATAGTAATAGGAGTTGGAAATCTACTTTTTAAAGATGAGGGAGTAGGTATTTTAGCTGCTAAATATTTAGATGAAAATTATAAATTTGAAGGTGATATAGAGATTATTGATGGGGGAACTTTAGGTTTTAAATTGATGACTTATTTTCAAGAGTATGATAATGTTATTATTTTAGATACTGTCTCTATTGAAGATAAAGTAGGGGATATTTATAGACTTCCTTCTGATGTTTTGTTGGGGCTTGGTCAGTATAGAAAAACAGCCCATGAAGTTGAAATTGTAGAGATGTTAGAGATATGTTCTGTATTAGATAAACATGCAGAAGTAACAATAATTGGTATTATTCCTGAAGATATTGTTAGTGTTCAAATTGGACTTACAAAAACTATTGAAGATAAGTTTATAGGATTAATAAATCAGGCTCTTACTGATATTGAAAACTTAGGAATAAAAGTAGAAAAGAATGAAGAACAAAAATCTATTTCTCAAATTTGTAAAGGAATCTTGGGATCATATAACGATGAATATGATGAACGAATACCAAATGAAGAGGATACTACAAGATGA